From the genome of Caloenas nicobarica isolate bCalNic1 chromosome 16, bCalNic1.hap1, whole genome shotgun sequence, one region includes:
- the VPS29 gene encoding vacuolar protein sorting-associated protein 29 isoform X2, with protein MLVLVLGDLHIPHRCNSLPAKFKKLLVPGKIQHILCTGNLCTKDTYDYLKTLAGDVHVVRGDFDENLNYPEQKVVTVGQFKIGLIHGHQVIPWGDMASLALLQRQFDVDILISGHTHKFEAFEHENKFYINPGSATGAYHALENNIIPSFVLMDIQASTVVTYVYQLIGDDVKVERIEYKKS; from the exons ATG TTGGTGTTAGTATTAGGAGATCTTCACATCCCACATCGCTGCAACAGCCTCCCAGCCAAATTCAAAAAACTGCTGGTTCCAGGAAAGATCCAACACATCCTCTGCACAGGAAACCTCTGCACCAAGGACACTTACGACTACCTCAAGACTCTGGCTGGGGACGTTCATGTTGTCAGAGGGGACTTTGATGAG aaccTGAATTATCCTGAACAGAAAGTTGTAACTGTTGGACAGTTCAAAATCGGGCTGATTCATGGCCACCAGGTCATTCCTTGGGGTGATATGGCCAGCCTGGCGCTGCTACAGAGGCAGTTTGATGTGGACATCCTCATTTcgggacacacacacaaatttgAGGCATTTGAACATGAAAACAAGTTCTATATCAATCCAGGATCAGCTACAGGAGCTTATCATGCCTTAGAGAA CAACATCATTCCTTCATTTGTGCTGATGGATATCCAGGCCTCTACAGTAGTTACATATGTCTATCAACTAATTGGAGATGATGTGAAAGTAGAAAGAATTGAGTAcaaaaagtcttaa
- the VPS29 gene encoding vacuolar protein sorting-associated protein 29 isoform X1 produces the protein MAGHRLVLVLGDLHIPHRCNSLPAKFKKLLVPGKIQHILCTGNLCTKDTYDYLKTLAGDVHVVRGDFDENLNYPEQKVVTVGQFKIGLIHGHQVIPWGDMASLALLQRQFDVDILISGHTHKFEAFEHENKFYINPGSATGAYHALENNIIPSFVLMDIQASTVVTYVYQLIGDDVKVERIEYKKS, from the exons ATG GCTGGGCACAGA TTGGTGTTAGTATTAGGAGATCTTCACATCCCACATCGCTGCAACAGCCTCCCAGCCAAATTCAAAAAACTGCTGGTTCCAGGAAAGATCCAACACATCCTCTGCACAGGAAACCTCTGCACCAAGGACACTTACGACTACCTCAAGACTCTGGCTGGGGACGTTCATGTTGTCAGAGGGGACTTTGATGAG aaccTGAATTATCCTGAACAGAAAGTTGTAACTGTTGGACAGTTCAAAATCGGGCTGATTCATGGCCACCAGGTCATTCCTTGGGGTGATATGGCCAGCCTGGCGCTGCTACAGAGGCAGTTTGATGTGGACATCCTCATTTcgggacacacacacaaatttgAGGCATTTGAACATGAAAACAAGTTCTATATCAATCCAGGATCAGCTACAGGAGCTTATCATGCCTTAGAGAA CAACATCATTCCTTCATTTGTGCTGATGGATATCCAGGCCTCTACAGTAGTTACATATGTCTATCAACTAATTGGAGATGATGTGAAAGTAGAAAGAATTGAGTAcaaaaagtcttaa